The DNA sequence GATGATGAGCCGGGTGGCGGAGGTCTTGGCGGCAATCTCGATCGGTGTGGCGGGGGGCGAGTATTTCACGCTGTTCTCCAGGAGATTGACCAGAACCTGGGTCATCAGAACCAGGTCCATGGGCACCAGCGGCATGACCGGGAGCATCCTGAACGAGATCTCCCGGTTTTCGATGCGCGGCTCCAGTACCGCCAGGGCGCATCCCACCAGGTCCTGCACGTCGCACGGTTCCAGGTTGAGCCTGACCGCGCCGGCCTCGATGCGGGTCATGTCCAGCAGGTTGCCGACAAAACGGTTCAGACGCTCGGCCTCGCCGCAGGCGGTATCCAGAAGTTCGCGGCGCGCCGGGTCGCTCAGGTGCGCCCCCTCGTCCCTGAGGCTGGTGAGGACGCCGGTAACCGATGCCAAGGGGGTGCGCAGGTCGTGGGAGATGGAGTTGAGCAGGGCGCGCTCCAGGTTTTCCCGGGCCTGGAGTACCTGGGCCTGCTCGGCCTGCCGCGAGAACTGCACCCGTTCCATGGCCATGGCGGCCTGGGTGGCAAAGGCGTCCAGGAGCCGCCGGCTCTCGGTGGAGCGGTACTCCACCTCGTTTTCCAGGCGCACCCCCATGACGGCCAGCGTGCTGGCCGGGGTCTGCAGGGGGAGGTAGAGCAGGTCGGCGGAGACGAGGGTGTCGGTCCCGCGCCCGGCCGGGTGACGGTTGCGGAAGGCCCAGTCGGCCACGGCCTGTTCCTTGGCGTCGATAGTCAGGCCGCTGCTTGCCGCCATGACGTCGAGCCGTTCCCCCTCGGGCAGGAACAGGGCCACGTGCGCGTTCAGGGCCTCCTCCACATTCCTGATCAGTGCCTTCATGACGGCGCCGATATCCACGGCGGCGGCCAGGTCCCGGCTCAGGTAGTAGAGGCTCGCGGTTTGCACCTCCCGGGTCCGCATCGCCTCGGCCCGCTCCTTTGATCGGGCCACCAGCGTACTGATGACCACCCCAACGGTGAACAGGGCGATGAAGGTGATCAGGTATTGGGCGTCGGCCACGGCAAAGGTGAGGCGGGGGGGGACGAAGAAGAAATCGAAGGCCAACACCCCCAAAAAGGAGGTAACCACGGCCTGTTTCCGGCTGAGGCGCACCGCGGCGACCACCACCGCCAGGAGGTAGAACATGACCATGTTGGTGGGGTCCAGGAGGGGCCGGAAAAATTCGCACACCACCGAAACCGCAGCGACGAGCAGGAGGCTCGCCCCGTAGCCCCGGAAATCCGGCGCCCCCGGCACGGCCCGCTTCGGCCGCCGGGCCGCTTCTCCGGGCGATGCGAAGCTGACCACCACCACGTCTATGGCGCCGCTGTGGCGGATGACCCGGTCCACCACGGGGGGGGCAACCAGTTCGCGCCAGCGCGGCCGGGTCGGTTTACCCATGACGATCTTGGTGACGTTATGCCGCGCGGCATAGTCCAGGATCGCGTCGGTCACCGTGGGGGCGGTGACGGAGGCGACCTGGGAGCCCAGACTCTCGGCCAGGCGCAGGTCGCGCCACACATGCTCCCGATTCTCCCTGGCGTGTTTGCCGCTGCCCGGGGTCTCGATATAGACGGTGTACCATTGGGCCTTCAGCTCTTCCGCCAGGCGGCAGGTGGCCCGGATCAGCTTTTCGCTGTAGGGGCTGCCGCTGACGCAGACCAGGAGCCGCTCCGTGGCGGCCCAGGGGCCGGTGATGGCCTGAGTCTCCATATAGGCCCGCATCTGGTCGTCCACCCGGGCGGCGGTGCGGCGCAGGGACAACTCCCGCAGGGCCATCAGGTTGCCCGGCCTGAAAAACTTCTCCATGGCCTTGGCCGCCTGGTTGGCGATGTAGACCTTCCCCTCGTGGAGGCGTTGCAGCAGGTCTTCGGGGGGGATGTCCACCAGCCTGATCTCGAA is a window from the Oryzomonas sagensis genome containing:
- a CDS encoding sensor histidine kinase, which produces MPANGDDNRPSPETLLKRAQAEEAEADQAHRGKLKIFLGYAAGVGKTYAMLEAARQRRSEGRDVVAGYVESHGRSETDALLEGLEVLPRKEFIHQGVRLPEMDLDALLARKPQIALVDELAHSNAPGARHDKRWQDVEELLAAGIDVFTTVNIQHFESLNDVVARITGVVVRETLPDHLLDTAFEIRLVDIPPEDLLQRLHEGKVYIANQAAKAMEKFFRPGNLMALRELSLRRTAARVDDQMRAYMETQAITGPWAATERLLVCVSGSPYSEKLIRATCRLAEELKAQWYTVYIETPGSGKHARENREHVWRDLRLAESLGSQVASVTAPTVTDAILDYAARHNVTKIVMGKPTRPRWRELVAPPVVDRVIRHSGAIDVVVVSFASPGEAARRPKRAVPGAPDFRGYGASLLLVAAVSVVCEFFRPLLDPTNMVMFYLLAVVVAAVRLSRKQAVVTSFLGVLAFDFFFVPPRLTFAVADAQYLITFIALFTVGVVISTLVARSKERAEAMRTREVQTASLYYLSRDLAAAVDIGAVMKALIRNVEEALNAHVALFLPEGERLDVMAASSGLTIDAKEQAVADWAFRNRHPAGRGTDTLVSADLLYLPLQTPASTLAVMGVRLENEVEYRSTESRRLLDAFATQAAMAMERVQFSRQAEQAQVLQARENLERALLNSISHDLRTPLASVTGVLTSLRDEGAHLSDPARRELLDTACGEAERLNRFVGNLLDMTRIEAGAVRLNLEPCDVQDLVGCALAVLEPRIENREISFRMLPVMPLVPMDLVLMTQVLVNLLENSVKYSPPATPIEIAAKTSATRLIIEITDHGPGVPEKDLQRVFDKFYRIPVPEGAGGTGLGLSICKGIVEAHGGTIRAENRPGGGLGIVLHLPLDPGSLPGL